The Montipora capricornis isolate CH-2021 chromosome 3, ASM3666992v2, whole genome shotgun sequence genome window below encodes:
- the LOC138042292 gene encoding neuropeptide FF receptor 1-like, protein MKVTWECIILICLAVLIVATNLILCVLVVSSARLRTFTNGFLVSLAVSDILTGGLFYPIHLSGPDSKVAVSEGYVIAFVLLSGVGNIGLVTWDRYIAVSRPFQYRQVVQNHFVKLIVIIWATSLLISILPVTWSTIPDATIHKVYLFCLMGIFVILPYGAIFTAYLKIAQRLRKHHQNIRKRSANAISSRRVKTEAKVTKVFMAIVVIFIVSWLPILYMTTVNIVNRPDLSPLALQNASLFTVALSSLANPLLYACMKEDFRREFRKRSSLLIRRSYVPDGAVELEKTISTACAVPLQPSLNYFELA, encoded by the coding sequence ATGAAAGTTACGTGGGAATGCATCATCTTGATTTGTTTAGCTGTGCTCATTGTAGCAACAAACTTGATTTTGTGCGTTCTTGTGGTATCAAGCGCCCGTCTTCGCACCTTCACTAATGGATTTTTGGTCTCCCTCGCAGTATCCGATATACTGACCGGAGGACTGTTTTATCCTATTCACCTTAGTGGGCCCGATTCGAAAGTGGCTGTCTCAGAAGGCTATGTCATCGCATTTGTCCTGTTGTCAGGAGTTGGAAATATTGGTTTAGTGACGTGGGATCGTTATATAGCTGTCAGCAGACCTTTTCAGTACAGGCAGGTTGTTCAAAACCACTTTGTCAAGCTCATTGTGATAATTTGGGCAACTTCACTACTAATTTCAATCTTGCCTGTGACATGGTCAACAATCCCTGATGCCACAATTCACAAGGTCTACCTATTTTGCCTCATGGGGATCTTCGTAATTCTTCCCTACGGAGCCATATTTACTGCCTATCTCAAAATTGCGCAGCGATTACGAAAACACCATCAAAACATTCGAAAGCGCTCTGCAAATGCCATATCGTCGAGGAGAGTAAAAACAGAGGCTAAAGTAACCAAGGTATTTATGGCAATCGTAGTAATATTTATCGTGTCGTGGTTGCCCATCCTTTATATGACAACAGTCAATATTGTTAATAGGCCCGATCTATCTCCTCTCGCACTTCAAAATGCCTCTCTCTTTACCGTAGCTCTATCGTCACTGGCAAATCCTCTGTTGTACGCATGCATGAAGGAGGACTTTCGGCGGGAATTCAGAAAGCGCTCATCGCTCCTCATAAGGAGATCTTATGTGCCTGATGGCGCCGTGGAGTTGGAAAAAACAATATCAACAGCTTGCGCTGTCCCACTACAACCTTCGCTAAACTACTTCGAATTAGCTTGA
- the LOC138042295 gene encoding BTB/POZ domain-containing protein KCTD6-like, giving the protein MGEVEKLPSIIDLNVGGHVYTTSLVSLTRYPDSMLGVMFSGQRPVAKDSRGRFFIDRDGPMFRYVLNFLRSSKLNLPENFQEFDQLMEEADFYQISQLINALNEIKSSRSVARNQVIRLTLDRDRHGLETLLTIYAERRILQEIFQGHDCLSNPLVFSFDKEQADSSISAILQQLTNYGFEVMTSLSHPGDQSINEWFLLRKR; this is encoded by the coding sequence ATGGGAGAGGTTGAAAAGCTTCCTTCCATAATTGACCTTAACGTTGGCGGCCATGTTTATACCACATCTCTTGTCAGCCTAACAAGGTATCCAGATTCTATGTTAGGTGTCATGTTCAGTGGTCAGCGACCTGTAGCCAAGGATTCTCGAGGAAGATTCTTCATTGATCGTGACGGCCCGATGTTCCGCTATGTTTTGAATTTCTTGCGCTCGTCTAAGTTAAATTTGCCCGAGAATTTCCAAGAATTTGATCAGCTTATGGAAGAAGCCGATTTTTACCAAATTTCCCAGCTCATTAATGCCCTGAATGAGATCAAATCATCGAGGTCGGTGGCAAGAAATCAGGTCATCAGGCTCACTCTGGACAGAGATAGACATGGACTTGAAACACTGCTAACAATTTATGCCGAGAGGCGTATACTGCAGGAAATTTTCCAAGGGCATGATTGTCTTAGCAATCCTCTTGTATTTTCCTTCGACAAAGAACAGGCGGACTCATCGATTTCAGCAATACTTCAACAACTCACCAACTACGGGTTTGAAGTAATGACCAGTCTTTCTCATCCTGGTGATCAATCCATCAACGAGTGGTTTCTTCTACGCAAGCGTTAA
- the LOC138042293 gene encoding BTB/POZ domain-containing protein KCTD6-like, whose amino-acid sequence MASEPPKVVGLNFCGLFYTTTRYTMTHFPDSKISDLFKLEIKAPRDPKGNYFIDRDGGLFKYVLNFLRTKKLVLPEEFQEFEQLEIEASFYNIKPLEEAIQNARKVRHSSSAGPEILRLFYSSRTKLVLAGKLAMIQGLVPNIGLLGGSVTYGSGYFLSTTEGLLEGGQATIQIKLEHLDAFLQHVVNQGFEVKMSKFFLDGNASQAWVFVRN is encoded by the coding sequence ATGGCATCCGAACCTCCAAAAGTGGTTGGCCTTAATTTTTGTGGTCTTTTTTACACTACTACGCGGTACACCATGACACATTTCCCAGATTCTAAAATTTCTGATCTTTttaaattagaaataaaagCTCCTAGGGATCCAAAGGGTAACTATTTTATCGACAGAGACGGTGGTTTGTTTAAGTACGTTCTTAACTTTTTGCGGACCAAAAAGTTGGTCTTACCCGAAGAATTTCAAGAGTTTGAACAGCTGGAAATCGAAGCCTCCTTCTACAACATCAAACCTTTAGAAGAGGCAATTCAGAATGCTAGGAAAGTTCGTCATTCTTCTAGTGCCGGTCCAGAGATTTTACGCCTCTTCTACAGTTCGAGAACCAAACTTGTGCTAGCTGGTAAATTAGCTATGATTCAGGGGCTCGTGCCAAACATTGGATTGCTAGGAGGATCCGTCACCTATGGGTCTGGTTACTTTTTGAGCACTACTGAGGGGTTGTTAGAAGGTGGTCAAGCTACAATTCAAATTAAACTCGAGCATCTGGATGCGTTTCTGCAACATGTCGTCAATCAAGGGTTCGAGGTCAAGATGTCAAAGTTCTTTTTGGACGGTAACGCAAGCCAAGCATGGGTCTTCGTGAGAAATTAA